A stretch of the Cyanobacterium stanieri LEGE 03274 genome encodes the following:
- a CDS encoding 4-hydroxy-3-methylbut-2-enyl diphosphate reductase, protein MDTKTFKRNLQQSKNYHRKGFGHQEEVAGVLNSEYESSLIKTIRENNYQITKGDVTIRLAEAFGFCWGVERAVAMAYETRTHFPTEKIWITNEIIHNPSVNERLREMNVGFIPVMDGEKDFSVVDTGEVVILPAFGASVQEMELLNNKGCTIVDTTCPWVSKVWNSVEKHKKRSYTSIIHGKYNHEETIATSSFADTYLVVLNMDQANYVSDYILNGGDREEFLSMFANAHSQGFDPDKDLERVGIANQTTMLKTETEEIGRLFQQTMLKKYGPTELNDHFMSFNTICDATQERQDAMLDLVKEKLDLMVVIGGFNSSNTTHLQEIAIDYNIPSYHIDSANRIDSENNIEHKPLKKDLEIKHHWLPEGKITVGVTSGASTPDKVVQDIIEKIFALKNDSLK, encoded by the coding sequence ATGGATACTAAAACTTTTAAACGTAACTTACAACAATCAAAAAACTATCATCGTAAAGGCTTTGGGCATCAAGAAGAAGTAGCAGGAGTTTTAAACAGTGAGTATGAAAGTAGTTTAATCAAAACCATTAGGGAAAATAATTATCAAATTACCAAAGGAGACGTTACCATTCGTTTAGCCGAAGCCTTTGGTTTTTGTTGGGGTGTAGAAAGGGCGGTAGCCATGGCCTATGAAACCCGCACCCATTTTCCCACTGAAAAAATATGGATTACCAATGAAATTATCCATAATCCCTCCGTAAATGAACGTTTACGGGAAATGAATGTAGGTTTTATTCCAGTTATGGATGGGGAAAAAGATTTTTCCGTAGTAGATACTGGAGAGGTGGTGATATTACCTGCCTTTGGTGCTAGTGTGCAGGAAATGGAGTTGTTAAATAATAAGGGTTGCACCATTGTAGATACTACTTGCCCTTGGGTATCAAAGGTATGGAATTCGGTGGAAAAGCACAAAAAACGTAGTTACACCTCCATCATTCATGGTAAGTATAACCACGAGGAAACTATCGCTACTAGCTCTTTTGCTGATACTTATTTGGTAGTATTAAACATGGATCAGGCTAATTATGTTAGTGACTATATTCTTAATGGTGGTGATAGGGAGGAATTTTTAAGTATGTTTGCAAATGCCCATTCTCAAGGATTTGATCCTGATAAAGATTTAGAAAGGGTAGGTATTGCTAACCAAACCACCATGTTAAAAACTGAAACCGAAGAAATTGGGCGTTTATTTCAACAAACTATGCTCAAAAAATATGGCCCGACGGAGTTAAATGATCATTTTATGAGTTTTAATACCATCTGTGATGCCACCCAAGAAAGGCAGGATGCCATGTTGGATTTAGTCAAAGAAAAGCTCGATTTAATGGTGGTAATAGGTGGTTTTAATTCCTCTAATACGACTCATCTACAGGAAATTGCGATCGATTACAATATTCCTTCCTATCATATAGATAGTGCCAATCGTATCGACTCTGAAAACAATATCGAGCATAAACCCCTCAAAAAAGACTTAGAAATTAAGCACCATTGGCTTCCCGAAGGTAAAATCACTGTGGGGGTTACTTCAGGCGCATCCACTCCCGATAAAGTTGTACAGGATATTATCGAGAAAATCTTTGCTCTGAAAAACGATAGTTTGAAATAA
- a CDS encoding glycosyltransferase, which translates to MKILVLAWEFPPRIVGGIARHVAELYPEIVKLDHDIHLITVEFGSAPKYEKVDGIKVYRVPVTPHDNFLQWVENMNHSMEYQAQKLINNMGTFDLIHGHDWLVAQSAIALKHQYKIPLVATIHATEYGRHNGIHNQTQAHVFQQESNLVYNAWRVIVCSSYMRQEVHQIFHCPWDKIDVVYNGIRAEKKQHPPYFDKQQFRRKYAADDEKIIYYVGRMTYEKGVQVLLNAAPQILNTIQGKAKFIIIGGGDTTTMKTQAKTLGVWERCYFTGFMSEEELNKFQTIADCAVFPSLYEPFGIVALESFASKVPVVVSNSGGLPEVVQHNHTGITTYANDHNSLAWGILQILQNPEYAQKLVQNAYQDLKDRFRWCDLAKQTEAVYTHILKERRLVTWE; encoded by the coding sequence GTGAAGATACTGGTACTAGCATGGGAATTTCCGCCGAGAATAGTAGGGGGTATCGCTCGTCATGTAGCAGAATTATATCCTGAAATTGTTAAATTAGACCATGATATACATTTAATTACCGTTGAATTTGGTAGCGCCCCTAAATATGAAAAGGTGGATGGTATTAAGGTTTATCGTGTGCCTGTCACTCCCCATGATAACTTTTTGCAGTGGGTTGAGAATATGAATCATAGTATGGAATATCAGGCCCAAAAATTAATTAATAATATGGGTACTTTTGATTTAATTCATGGTCATGATTGGTTAGTGGCTCAAAGTGCGATCGCCCTTAAACACCAATATAAAATTCCCCTCGTCGCCACCATCCACGCCACAGAATACGGCAGACATAACGGCATCCACAATCAAACCCAAGCCCACGTATTCCAACAAGAAAGTAACCTTGTCTATAACGCATGGCGAGTCATTGTCTGTAGTAGTTATATGCGTCAAGAAGTACATCAAATCTTCCATTGTCCATGGGATAAAATAGACGTCGTCTATAACGGCATCAGAGCCGAAAAAAAACAACATCCCCCCTACTTCGATAAACAACAATTCCGCCGTAAATACGCCGCCGACGACGAAAAAATAATCTACTACGTCGGTAGAATGACATATGAAAAAGGGGTACAAGTATTATTAAACGCCGCCCCCCAAATTCTCAACACCATCCAAGGGAAAGCTAAATTTATTATCATCGGAGGGGGAGACACCACCACTATGAAAACCCAAGCCAAAACATTAGGGGTATGGGAGCGATGTTACTTTACAGGATTTATGTCAGAAGAAGAACTTAACAAATTTCAAACCATCGCCGACTGTGCCGTTTTTCCTAGTTTATACGAACCCTTTGGCATTGTTGCCCTCGAAAGTTTCGCCTCCAAAGTGCCTGTGGTTGTTTCCAACTCAGGAGGATTACCCGAAGTAGTTCAACATAACCACACAGGTATCACCACCTATGCCAATGACCATAACTCCCTAGCTTGGGGTATCCTACAAATATTACAAAACCCCGAATATGCTCAAAAATTAGTTCAAAACGCTTACCAAGACTTGAAAGATAGATTTAGGTGGTGTGACTTGGCCAAACAAACTGAAGCAGTCTATACCCATATTTTAAAAGAGCGTCGCCTAGTTACTTGGGAATAA
- a CDS encoding bifunctional 4-hydroxy-2-oxoglutarate aldolase/2-dehydro-3-deoxy-phosphogluconate aldolase produces MMQKFAFCLTIINDCRIIINSNPEKLMLHCWLSLLKKYRLIAVIRAQTWELGKKMAHTAADAGIKLIEITWNSYQPAKLVHYLRQQLPDCYIGVGTILTMTQLEDAIKVGAQFAFSPHFNQDLITFAHHHHIPFTPGTLSPTEIINAFNGGAKAVKVFPIQALGGVSYIKSLQGPMAGFPLIPTGGVTIAQTIDFLEAGAIAVGLSGDLFPLDLVKAQQWEVMGDRIYQLRQKINLPPQ; encoded by the coding sequence ATGATGCAAAAGTTTGCATTTTGCTTAACCATTATTAATGATTGTCGAATAATAATCAATTCTAATCCTGAAAAATTAATGCTTCATTGTTGGTTATCTCTGTTAAAAAAATATCGTCTCATTGCGGTTATTAGGGCGCAAACATGGGAATTGGGAAAAAAAATGGCCCACACGGCGGCAGATGCTGGAATTAAATTAATTGAGATAACTTGGAATAGCTACCAACCAGCAAAATTAGTTCATTACCTGCGTCAACAGTTACCAGATTGTTACATTGGAGTCGGTACAATTTTGACTATGACACAGTTAGAAGATGCCATAAAAGTGGGAGCGCAGTTTGCCTTTAGCCCTCATTTTAACCAAGATTTAATTACCTTTGCCCATCATCATCATATTCCTTTTACCCCAGGCACTCTTTCCCCCACAGAGATAATTAACGCCTTTAATGGAGGGGCGAAAGCCGTTAAGGTATTCCCTATTCAAGCCTTAGGAGGAGTTAGTTATATTAAAAGTTTACAAGGCCCCATGGCAGGGTTTCCCCTCATTCCCACAGGGGGAGTAACCATCGCTCAAACCATTGATTTTCTGGAAGCAGGGGCGATCGCCGTTGGCCTTTCAGGGGATTTATTCCCCCTAGATTTAGTCAAGGCGCAACAATGGGAAGTAATGGGCGATCGCATTTACCAACTAAGACAAAAAATTAACCTCCCCCCACAATAG
- the thiS gene encoding sulfur carrier protein ThiS, translating to MVQEKINIMVNGENHQLEKNLLLLQLLEILKFNPRLIALEYNGEILHRQYWDSTMVQDGDRLEVVTIVGGG from the coding sequence ATGGTGCAAGAAAAAATTAATATTATGGTTAATGGTGAAAATCACCAGTTAGAAAAAAATCTGCTTTTATTGCAGTTGTTGGAGATATTAAAGTTTAATCCTCGTCTGATTGCTTTGGAGTATAATGGCGAAATTCTCCATCGTCAATATTGGGATTCTACGATGGTACAAGATGGCGATCGCCTCGAGGTGGTAACTATTGTGGGGGGAGGTTAA